TACTCCACGATCGTCGCCGCCGTCCGCCAGGGCCGCGTCATCTTCGACAACATCAAGAAGTTCATCCGCTTCCTGCTCAGCTCGAACATGGGCGAGGTCGCCACCGTGTTCCTCGGGGTCGTCCTCGGGTCCTTCATCGGGCTGGCCGACCCCGGCAACCCCGGCGCCACCGTCGTCCCGCTGCTGGCCACCCAGATCCTCTGGATCAACCTGATCACCGACTCCGGCCCGGCGCTGGCGATGGGTGTCGACCCCGAGATCGATGACGTCATGGCACGCAGGCCCCGGGGCTACAGCGACAGGATCATCGACCGGCACATGTGGGCCAGGATCATCGCCATCGGCGCGGTCATGGGCATCGTCAACCTGATCATCTTCGACCTGTGCCTCCCCGGCGGCCTGTTCGGCGGGCTCGAGGCGCTGGCCGGGCCCGAGCAGCAGCTCGCCGTCGCCCGGACCACCGTGTTCACCGCGCTCGTCTTCATGCAGCTGTTCAACGCCCTGAACTCCCGCTCCGACTACGGCAGCGCGTTCAGCCACCTGTTCACCAACCGCTGGCTCTGGGGGTCCTTCGCCCTGGCGATCGTGCTCCAGGTGCTGGTCGTCGAGGTGCCGTTCCTGCAGGACGCGTTCGGCACGGCCCCGCTCGACATCGCCCACTGGGCGCTGGCGATCGGTGCAGGGGTGGCGGTGATGGCCTTCGAGGAGGTCTCGAAGGCCATCCGCCGCGCGCTGGCTAGAGGGTCTCGCCCGGCAGCGTGACCCCGGTCTGCCGGCGCAGCTCGTCCATCGTCTCCAGGACGGCGATCGTGTCCGCCCACGGCATGAGCTCGGACTCCTGCCGTCCCTCCGCCACCAGGGTGGCGAGGGCCGCGACCTCGAAGGCCAGACCCTGATGGCCCTCGATCGGGGGCAGGTCGGTGGTGAGGACGTCGCCGTCACGGGTGATGACGCGCAGCTGCTGGGGTGCATAGAACGCGCCCGGGATCTCGACGCGGGCCTTCGACCCGGACACGAACGCCGTCGTCGGGGTCTTGGCAGCCAGCGTGGTGTTGATCAGCGCATGCGCGGTGGGGGTGGCCTCGTAGCCGGACAGGACGGCGGACACCTGACGATCGACGCCGGTGATCGTCTTCGTGCCGGCCGACTTCACCGAACTCGGTGCGCCGAGCACGAAGTGGGCGAAGGAGACGGGGTAGACGCCGAGGTCGAGCATGGCGCCGCCGGCGAGCTCCGGGTCGAAGAGCCTGCCGGTCGGTACGGGCTCGAAGTACTGGCCGTGGTCGGCGAAGACGGCCTCGACATCGCCCAGGGCGCCGTCGGCCAGGAGCTGGCGCAGCACGTCGATGTGGGGAAGGAACCGGGTCCACATGGCCTCGACGACCGCCACGCCCGACGCCCGCGCGGCGTCGAAGACGCGGCTCGCCTCCGCGGCGTTGCGCGTGAACGCCTTCTCGACCAGCACGTGCTTGCCGGCCTCGATGGCGAGCAGGGCGTTGGCGCAGTGCTCACTGTGCGGGGTGGCGATGTGGATGGCGTCGACGTCGGGGTCGGCCACCAACTGCTCGTAGGAGCCGTAGCCGCGGGCCGCGCCATGGCGGTCGGCGAACTCCTGGGCACGCTCCACCGAACGGGATCCGACGGCAACGAGCTTCTGGCGTGTGTGGTGGGCGACCGCGTCGAAGAGACGGTCGGCGATCCAGCCGGTACCCAGCACACCCCAGCGCAGCGGCGGGGCGTCCATCGGATCGGCGGTTCTGGGGGAGGGCAACGTCATCGTCATGGCTCCATTGAAGCCCTCCGGACGCCGTGTCCGCGACCGTGCCCGCCATGCGGTTCAGGCGCCGGACGTGATCCGTCCTGCGCAGAGGGTCAGGCGGGTCGTCATGTCACGCAGCCGGGCAGCCTGCTCGGCGCTCGGGCCGGCGGCCAGGGGGTCGTCGCCCAGGAGGACCAGGTCGGCCGCGGCCCCCTCGATGATGCGGCCGCCGTCGACGGAGGCGCGCAGCGCCTGCAGCGGGGTCAGCGACTCTGCGGGGGTGAGCGCGAACCCACCCGGGTCGCCGCGGTGGACGGCGGCAGCGATGGCGAGCCACGGGTCGGCGGGGGCCACCGGCGCATCCGACCCCAGCACCACGTCGGCACCGCTGGCGAGCAGGGAACCGGCGAGGAACAGGCGGTCGGTCCGGTCGCCCCACAGGGTTTCGGCCGTGGTGCGGTCGTCGAGCAGGTGGGCCGGCTGCATGCTGGCCACCAGCCCAACGCGGCGAAGCGGGGGACGTCCGCGCGGCGCAGGAGCTGGGCGTGTTCGACGCTGCCCAGGCGCCGGTGGTGGCGAACGCGTCCAGCGCGGCTGCATTGGCCCGGTCGCCGATTGCGTGGACGGCGACGGCGAGGCCGCCGTCGGCGCTGCGGCGCAGCAGGGCGGTCAGCTCAGCGGCTGTCAGGTTGGGGGCGCCGTGTCTACCGTCGCCGAGGTACGGCTCGCAGCACCAGGCGGTGCGCGTCGACATGGAGCCGTCGCTGATCACCTTCAGCGGCCCCATCGTGGCGAGGCCGTCGCCGCCCGGCAGGGGGGCCCCGGTGCGGAGCCCTGCCGCGAGGACGTCGTCGAGCTGATGCGGGTAGACGGCGGTACGGACCCGGAGGGTCTTCAGCCCGGCGGCGATGCGGCGCGGCCAGTCGAGGTGGGCGTCGGTGAACTCGAAGTCGACGATGCCCGTCACGCCACGGGAGGCGAGGGTCGCCGCGGTGGCTGCCTCGGCGGCCGGGGCCGGTTGGCTGCCCGGCAGGGAACCGAGGCGGCCCATGATCGGGAACCAGTCGTCCTCTTCGAGCGGGCCGCTGCGCGGCGCCAGGCCGAACGCCCGCAGGGCGGCGCTGTTGAGCCACCCGTTGTGCGCATCGCCGGAGATCAGGACTGTCACCCGGTCCCCGGTGACGGCATCCAGCTCGACGACGGTGCCGGTGCGGGCCCAGCCGGCGGAGCGGTAGCCGAACCCGATCAGGGGCCCCGCAGCCGGCGGGGCGACGGCGACGCGTGCCGCGACAGCCTCCGGCCCCGGCAGCCCGGCGACATCCAGCCAGGTGCTGGAGCGGACGAGCTGACCGAAGTGGAGGTGCTTGTCCCACAGCCCGGGGATCAGCCAGCCGCCACGACCGTCGAGGATACGCTCGCCGGCCGCCTCCAGGTCGGGGCCCACCTCGACGATCACGCCGTCGCGGATCCGCACGTCGGCGGGCGGGGACCCACCGCGGTCCAGGTCGACGACGCGGGCGCCGCGGAGCAGGAACGTCATCGGGCCGGCCGGTCGCGCGGCGGGGCGAGCGCAGGGGAGGTGGCGAGCGCCAGGACCACCGCGATCGGGATGAGGATCAGCGCCCACCGGATTCCCGCCTGCTGGCCGACCAGTCCGATGAGGGCGGGGCCGGCGAGGAAGCCGATCCGCATCAGCCAGGTCACGAAGGTCAGCCCGTTGCCGTGCGCCATGCCAGGCAGCTCGTCGGCGGCGTGCATCGCCATCGGGATGGCGGTCGCGATGCCCCAGCCGGCGCACGCGAACGCGAGGATCGTCAGCCACGGCGAGGGGAAGGCGATCGCGAGCCCCATGGCGAGGCCCGCGACGGCGACGCCCTGCGCCACGGCGGCGCGGGCGCCGATCCGGTTGGTGAGTGAGTCGCCCGTGAACCGTCCGATCATCTGGGCGCCCTGCAGGCCGACGAAGGCCATGCCGGCCACGAACGGAGAGGAGCCGAACAGCTGCTCCATGTAGACCGCGCCCCACGAGGCGCCGGACTCCTCGATGAGGCCGACGGAGGCGCCGAGCAGCCCCAGCGCGATCAGCCGGGGGAGCCAGCGCAGGGGGATGCCGCGCCCGGCGGGGGCGGCATCGTCGGCGGCGGGAACGGTGTCGGCGCCGGGGAGCATCAAGGTGCGCGTGTACAAGGCAACTGCGGTGTAGGCGGCCAGGGTGACGAGCGCCTGGATGCCGATGGGCAGCCCCAGCTCGCCGGCGATGGCGCCGAGAAGCCCGCCACAGACGGCGCCGACGGACCACCAGCCGTGGAACCCGTTGAGGATCGAGCGGCCGAGCAGCCGCTGGACGCGCAGGCCGTGCGCGTTCATGGAGATGTCCATCAGCGCGTCGAGCGCCGACATGAGCAGCAGCCCGATGGCGAACACCGTCCAGTGCGGCGCGTTGGCGTAGATGTTGAGGACGGCCGCGCTCAGGATGCCGGTGACGACGGCGACGTTGGCGGAGGCGAAACGGCGGATGAGCCGCGCGGTGAACAGGCCTGCGATCAGGCCGCCGATCGGGCCCAGCCCGACAACGAGACCCCAGGACAGCTCGTCCAGCCCCAGCGCCGCTTTGAGCTCCGGGTAGCGGGGGACCAGCGAGGAGAAACCGACGCCGTTCAGCCAGAACAGCAGGGTGACGCCCCAGCGGGCACGCAGGACGGCGCGGTCGGTGGCCATGGGGCCTCCTCGGAGACTGGGTCAGGCGGCCAGTGCGGTCTTGACGAGCGCCGGGTCGGGGTTGGTGTGCGGCACATCGTCGATGACGACGGTGGGGACGACCTCGTTGCCCCCGTTGACGCTGCGCACGAACGCGGCCGCCTCGTCATCCTGCCAGATGTTGATCCACTGCGCGCCGCGGCCCTGACGGCCCAGTGCACCTCGGAGCCGCTGGCAGAACATGCAGCCGGGACGCCAGTAGATGACCACGCGGCGGTCCTCGGCCGGGAGGGCCATGACGGCGGCCATCTTCTTCGACTTCCCGTGGGACAAGGGGCTCAGCCACCAGGCCAAGAGGACGACGCAGGCGATCACGAGGCCGACCTGGAGGGTCAGGCGGCCTCCGCCGGAGGAGTAGGCGACCAGCCCGCCGCCGATCAGGACAAGGAGCCACGTCCACCGCTGCATGGTCCGAGGCTAGTCGATGTGCACCCCCTCGGTCTGCTGGCCGCTGAGCGCCGTCTCGAGTTGGAGCAGTTCGTCGACCAGGCCGCGGGGCAGCCGCCAGCCGAAGGTGTCGAACCAGCGGCCGATGCGCGGCACCTCGTCGCGCCACTCCGCCTCCTGGAACGACGTGACCTCGGCCAGGTCAGCGTCGGTGATGTCGAGCCCGTCGACGTCGAGCGCCCCCGGGGCCGGGAGATGGCCGATGGGCGTCTCGACCGCGTCGCCTCCGCCGTCGATCCTCTCGGCGATCCACTTCAGCACGCGGCTGTTCTCCCCGAACCCGGGCCACATGAACCGGCCGTCGGCGTCGCGGCGGAACCAGTTGACGTAGAAGATCGAGGGCAACTTGTCCGCCTCAGCGCGTTCCCCGAGATCCAGCCAGTGTTGTACGTAGTCGGCGACGTGGTAGCCGATGAACGGCAGCATCGCCATCGGGTCGCGCCGGAGCACGCCGACCGCGCCGCGGGCGGCCGCCGTCGACTCTGAGGAGCAGGTCGCCCCCATGAACACGCCGTGGCGCCAGTCGCGCGACTGGGTCACGAGCGGGACGGTGTTCTCGCGGCGCCCGCCGAAGATGATGGCGTCGAGCGGAACGCCCCGCGGGTCGTCGTACTCGGCCGCGAGCGTCGGAGCCTGGTGGATCGGCGTGCAGAAGCGGCTGTTGGGATGGGCGGCCTTCTCACCGGGACGCCCGCCGACAGGGCCCGTCTCGGCATTCCACAGCCGACCCTTCCAGTCGGTGAGCGGGC
The DNA window shown above is from Tessaracoccus defluvii and carries:
- a CDS encoding Gfo/Idh/MocA family protein yields the protein MTMTLPSPRTADPMDAPPLRWGVLGTGWIADRLFDAVAHHTRQKLVAVGSRSVERAQEFADRHGAARGYGSYEQLVADPDVDAIHIATPHSEHCANALLAIEAGKHVLVEKAFTRNAAEASRVFDAARASGVAVVEAMWTRFLPHIDVLRQLLADGALGDVEAVFADHGQYFEPVPTGRLFDPELAGGAMLDLGVYPVSFAHFVLGAPSSVKSAGTKTITGVDRQVSAVLSGYEATPTAHALINTTLAAKTPTTAFVSGSKARVEIPGAFYAPQQLRVITRDGDVLTTDLPPIEGHQGLAFEVAALATLVAEGRQESELMPWADTIAVLETMDELRRQTGVTLPGETL
- a CDS encoding amidohydrolase family protein, coding for MQPRWTRSPPPAPGQRRTRPAPAPRGRPPLRRVGLVASMQPAHLLDDRTTAETLWGDRTDRLFLAGSLLASGADVVLGSDAPVAPADPWLAIAAAVHRGDPGGFALTPAESLTPLQALRASVDGGRIIEGAAADLVLLGDDPLAAGPSAEQAARLRDMTTRLTLCAGRITSGA
- a CDS encoding MFS transporter, which produces MATDRAVLRARWGVTLLFWLNGVGFSSLVPRYPELKAALGLDELSWGLVVGLGPIGGLIAGLFTARLIRRFASANVAVVTGILSAAVLNIYANAPHWTVFAIGLLLMSALDALMDISMNAHGLRVQRLLGRSILNGFHGWWSVGAVCGGLLGAIAGELGLPIGIQALVTLAAYTAVALYTRTLMLPGADTVPAADDAAPAGRGIPLRWLPRLIALGLLGASVGLIEESGASWGAVYMEQLFGSSPFVAGMAFVGLQGAQMIGRFTGDSLTNRIGARAAVAQGVAVAGLAMGLAIAFPSPWLTILAFACAGWGIATAIPMAMHAADELPGMAHGNGLTFVTWLMRIGFLAGPALIGLVGQQAGIRWALILIPIAVVLALATSPALAPPRDRPAR
- a CDS encoding glutaredoxin domain-containing protein, which produces MQRWTWLLVLIGGGLVAYSSGGGRLTLQVGLVIACVVLLAWWLSPLSHGKSKKMAAVMALPAEDRRVVIYWRPGCMFCQRLRGALGRQGRGAQWINIWQDDEAAAFVRSVNGGNEVVPTVVIDDVPHTNPDPALVKTALAA